One Euphorbia lathyris chromosome 1, ddEupLath1.1, whole genome shotgun sequence DNA segment encodes these proteins:
- the LOC136206910 gene encoding UDP-glycosyltransferase 73C1-like, translating into MASSSEPQQQHFILFPFMAPGHMNPMIDIAKLLAQQGVIITIITSPINANRFKQTLNRSINSGLQINLLELEFPAQATGLPKDCENFDMLSSLGLANEFFFATNLLQNPVEKLLQEIKPRPNCIISDINLAYTSRVATNLRLPRIVFSGVCCFFMLCLRGIYESGVLERVNSESEYFSIPGLHHHIELTKQQLPMALFKGIGAPFSAEVAAAEKVTCGIIMNSFQELEPEYVHEYQNLKPDYKVWCIGPVSLTNKHNLDMIQRGNNAQESDECFKWLNKQKPGSVIYVCFGSICNLVTSQLIELALGLEASDKSFIWVIKGGEKSSELEKWIEEGFEERTRGRSLIIRGWAPQLAILSHVAIGGFLTHCGWNSTLEAISAGVPMITWPLFADQFCNEKFVVDVLKVGVKVGTEVTVAWGEEDKIGVLVKKEDVMKAVEKLMDEGEESEERRRRVKELSVKAKRAVEEYGSSYLKLKELIEDIKLQAATTSPA; encoded by the coding sequence atggcttcttcttctgaaCCTCAGCAACAGCACTTCATCTTGTTCCCTTTCATGGCTCCAGGCCATATGAACCCTATGATCGACATTGCCAAATTGCTAGCTCAACAAGGAGTTATCATCACAATAATCACCTCTCCAATCAATGCTAATCGTTTCAAACAAACCCTTAATCGATCTATCAATTCAGGCCTCCAAATCAACCTTCTTGAGCTCGAATTTCCTGCTCAAGCAACAGGATTACCAAAAGATTGCGAGAATTTCGACATGCTTTCTTCTTTAGGCTTAGCCAATGAATTCTTCTTTGCAACAAATCTCCTACAAAACCCTGTTGAAAAATTACTTCAAGAGATAAAACCAAGGCCTAATTGCATCATTTCTGATATTAATTTGGCTTACACAAGCCGAGTTGCTACCAACCTTCGCCTTCCAAGAATCGTCTTCAGTGGAGTTTGTTGTTTCTTTATGCTATGCCTGCGTGGAATATACGAATCCGGAGTGCTCGAAAGGGTCAATTCTGAATCTGAATACTTCTCAATTCCTGGATTGCATCATCATATTGAGTTAACCAAACAGCAACTTCCAATGGCACTTTTTAAGGGCATTGGTGCTCCCTTTTCTGCTGAAGTAGCGGCTGCTGAGAAGGTAACTTGTGGGATCATAATGAATTCATTTCAAGAGTTGGAGCCAGAATATGTTCATGAATACCAGAACTTAAAACCAGATTACAAAGTCTGGTGTATTGGTCCGGTTTCGCTAACCAACAAACATAACTTGGACATGATTCAAAGAGGTAACAATGCTCAGGAATCTGATGAATGCTTCAAATGGCTTAACAAGCAAAAACCAGGTTCTGTAATATATGTATGTTTTGGTAGCATTTGTAATTTAGTAACTTCACAGTTAATAGAGCTTGCATTAGGCTTAGAAGCATCAGACAAATCATTCATTTGGGTCATAAAAGGAGGCGAAAAATCGTCTGAATTAGAAAAATGGATTGAAGAAGGCTTCGAAGAAAGAACGAGAGggagaagtttaattataaGAGGATGGGCACCGCAACTTGCTATATTGTCACATGTAGCAATCGGCGGATTCTTAACACACTGTGGATGGAATTCGACACTAGAAGCAATAAGTGCAGGCGTACCTATGATTACTTGGCCGCTTTTTGCGGATCAGTTTTGCAATGAAAAGTTTGTTGTGGATGTGTTGAAGGTTGGTGTTAAGGTTGGGACAGAGGTTACTGTTGCTTGGGGGGAGGAAGACAAGATTggagttttagttaaaaaggaAGATGTTATGAAGGCTGTAGAAAAGCTAATGGATGAAGGAGAGGAAagtgaagaaagaagaagaagagtaaAAGAGTTAAGTGTGAAGGCAAAGAGAGCAGTGGAAGAATATGGTTCATCTTATCTCAAATTGAAAGAGTTGATTGAAGATATTAAGCTTCAAGCAGCAACCACATCTCCAGCTTAA